Proteins encoded by one window of Antechinus flavipes isolate AdamAnt ecotype Samford, QLD, Australia chromosome 4, AdamAnt_v2, whole genome shotgun sequence:
- the MARCKS gene encoding myristoylated alanine-rich C-kinase substrate: MGAQFSKTAAKGEAAAEKPGEAAVAASPSKANGQENGHVKVNGDASPAAAEPGAKEELQANGSAPAADKEESAAAAGASPAVGADKEEAAGSPEAPAPAGSPSEKEPPAVAAGSGEGEGAEPASPTAAEGEAASASSSSSPKAEDGATPSPSSNETPKKKKKRFSFKKSFKLSGFSFKKNKKEAGEGGEAEGAASSATAAEGGKDEAAGAGPAAAPGSAAAPEASAAAGGEEANGPSDETTTGEDAGSGAGGDASTQEAKADEAAPEKATAGDEVKGASSDEAKKAEEKAAAVEEAPAAASSSAESPAAAAPDAEATKAEEQQPSAAAATATASTASAAPTQEAPSESSPEAPRAEAAAE; the protein is encoded by the exons ATGGGTGCCCAGTTCTCTAAGACCGCTGCAAAAGGCGAAGCTGCTGCTGAGAAACCCGGGGAAGCAGCAGTAGCTGCATCGCCTTCGAAGGCAAATGGACAG GAGAACGGCCACGTGAAGGTAAACGGCGACGCGTCTCCGGCGGCCGCTGAGCCGGGCGCCAAGGAGGAGCTGCAGGCCAACGGCAGCGCCCCAGCTGCAGACAAAGAGGAGTCGGCGGCAGCGGCGGGCGCTTCCCCGGCGGTCGGGGCCGACAAGGAGGAGGCGGCCGGGTCCCCTGAGGCCCCCGCGCCAGCCGGGAGCCCGAGTGAGAAGGAGCCTCCAGCGGTGGCAGCCGGATCCGGGGAGGGCGAGGGCGCAGAGCCTGCGTCGCCCACCGCTGCAGAAGGCGAAGCAGCGTCGGCCTCGTCGTCGTCGTCCCCCAAGGCGGAGGACGGGGCGACTCCTTCTCCCAGCAGTAACGAAACcccgaaaaaaaaaaagaagcgcTTTTCCTTCAAAAAGTCCTTCAAGCTGAGTGGCTTCTCcttcaagaagaacaaaaaggaggCGGGCGAGGGCGGCGAGGCCGAGGGTGCGGCCAGCTCTGCTACCGCCGCCGAGGGCGGAAAGGACGAGGCCGCGGGTGCGGGCCCAGCCGCAGCTCCGGGCTCTGCGGCTGCCCCCGAGGCCTCGGCGGCCGCGGGCGGGGAGGAGGCCAACGGGCCAAGCGATGAGACCACGACCGGGGAAGACGCAGGGAGCGGGGCCGGCGGCGACGCGTCCACGCAGGAGGCCAAGGCCGACGAGGCCGCACCCGAGAAGGCGACCGCGGGGGACGAGGTCAAGGGCGCTTCGTCTGACGAGGCCAAGAAGGCCGAGGAGAAGGCCGCAGCCGTCGAGGAGGCCCCAGCCGCGGCCTCCTCGAGCGCTGAGAGCCCCGCGGCCGCCGCCCCGGACGCCGAGGCGACCAAAGCCGAGGAGCAGCAGCCCTCCGCAGCAGCAGCCACAGCCACAGCCTCGACAGCCTCAGCAGCTCCCACACAGGAGGCCCCGTCTGAGTCCAGTCCAGAAGCTCCCCGAGCCGAGGCGGCAGCAGAGTAA